The following nucleotide sequence is from Thermostaphylospora chromogena.
TGCGGGTGTCGATAGGAACCCCCGAGGAGATGGCGGCCTTCAAGGCCGCGCTGGAGGAAGTGCTGTGAGCGGGACCAGGGTCGGGCGCGTCGAGCGCACCACCAAGGAGACGTCGGTGCTGGTCGAGGTCGACCTCGACGGCACCGGACGGGTCGAGGTCGGTACCGGTGTCGGCTTCTTCGACCACATGCTGGCCCAGCTCGGCAAGCACGGTCTGTTCGACCTGACCGTGAAGACCGAGGGCGACCTGCACATCGACTCCCACCACACGATCGAGGACACCTCGCTCGCGCTGGGCGCCGCGTTCCGCCAGGCGCTGGGGGACAAGTCCGGCATCCGGCGCTTCGGCAACGCGTGGTGCCCGCTGGACGAGACGCTCGCCCAGGTCACGGTCGACCTGTCCGGCCGGCCGTACCTCGTGCACTCCGAACCCGAGGGCATGGCCCCGATGATCGGGCCCGACTACGACACCACGATGACCCGGCACATCCTGGAGTCGTTCGTCGCCCAGGCGGCGGTCTGCCTGCACGTGCACGTGCCGTACGGCCGCAACGCCCACCACATCGTGGAGGCTCAGTTCAAGGCCTTGGCCAGGGCGTTGCGCGAGGCCTGCGAGCCCGACCCGCGGGCCAGCGGGGTGCCCAGCACCAAGGGCGTGCTATGACCGACAGCTGGATCGCCGTCGCCATGATGTTCGTGGGCCTGTTCCTCGTGGGCGGCGTCGTGTCCTTCCTCAAGCAGGGCCT
It contains:
- the hisB gene encoding imidazoleglycerol-phosphate dehydratase HisB, whose amino-acid sequence is MSGTRVGRVERTTKETSVLVEVDLDGTGRVEVGTGVGFFDHMLAQLGKHGLFDLTVKTEGDLHIDSHHTIEDTSLALGAAFRQALGDKSGIRRFGNAWCPLDETLAQVTVDLSGRPYLVHSEPEGMAPMIGPDYDTTMTRHILESFVAQAAVCLHVHVPYGRNAHHIVEAQFKALARALREACEPDPRASGVPSTKGVL